Proteins encoded within one genomic window of Vicinamibacterales bacterium:
- a CDS encoding DinB family protein, with protein sequence MTLTDLFIADIDREAPLTRRALAAVPEGRGDWKPHPKSMPLGYLSSLVAMMPSWLTMTIEQDEFDLQPPSGTPSKFAQTFDTADALVKAMDEGFAGARRALQNTTDAHLMTPWRLKAAGKVVMEAPRHVVLRDSLMHLSHHRGQLTVYLRLNDIKVPSIYGPSADDQRF encoded by the coding sequence GTGACGCTGACCGACCTGTTCATCGCCGACATCGATCGCGAGGCGCCGCTGACCCGGCGCGCGCTCGCGGCGGTCCCCGAAGGGCGCGGCGACTGGAAGCCGCATCCCAAGTCGATGCCGCTCGGCTACCTGTCGTCGCTCGTCGCCATGATGCCCTCGTGGCTGACGATGACGATCGAGCAGGACGAGTTCGACCTGCAGCCCCCGTCCGGCACGCCGTCGAAGTTCGCGCAGACGTTCGACACCGCCGACGCGCTGGTCAAGGCAATGGACGAGGGCTTCGCCGGCGCGCGCCGGGCGCTGCAGAACACGACCGACGCGCACCTGATGACGCCGTGGCGGCTCAAGGCGGCCGGCAAGGTCGTGATGGAGGCGCCGCGCCACGTGGTGCTGCGCGACTCGCTGATGCACCTGTCGCATCACCGCGGCCAGCTCACCGTCTATCTGCGCCTGAACGACATCAAGGTGCCGTCGATTTACGGACCGTCCGCGGACGACCAGCGGTTCTGA
- a CDS encoding LLM class flavin-dependent oxidoreductase yields the protein MVPLSILDLAPITQGGDAAAALRHSLDLARHAERWGYRRFWVAEHHNMPGIASAATAVVIAHVAQGTSTIRVGAGGIMLPNHAPLIVAEQFGTLESLFPGRIDLGLGRAPGTDQTTAMALRRTLASNPDLFPQDVLELMAYFHPDDGQRVRAVPGAGLHVPIYILGSSLFGAQVAAAFGLPFAFASHFAAQQMLPAVRIYRERFKPSEDWPRPYVMLGINIIAAETDGEARLLATSGRKSFASLRAGTPIPLPPPDPEWEKDVVPFDAASLETLQAVSFVGGPGTVREGLDAFVARTQPDELIVVSHVYDHAARLRSYRLAAHLAV from the coding sequence ATGGTTCCCCTCTCGATCCTCGATCTCGCGCCCATCACGCAGGGCGGCGACGCCGCCGCGGCGCTCCGGCATTCGCTCGATCTGGCCCGCCACGCCGAGCGCTGGGGGTATCGCCGCTTCTGGGTCGCCGAGCATCACAACATGCCCGGCATTGCCAGCGCCGCGACCGCGGTGGTGATCGCGCACGTCGCGCAGGGGACCTCCACGATTCGCGTCGGCGCCGGCGGCATCATGCTTCCAAATCACGCGCCGCTCATCGTCGCCGAACAGTTCGGGACGCTGGAGTCCCTGTTTCCCGGACGCATCGATCTCGGCCTCGGCCGCGCGCCAGGCACCGATCAGACGACGGCGATGGCGCTCCGCCGGACGCTCGCCAGCAACCCCGATCTGTTTCCGCAGGACGTCCTGGAGCTGATGGCGTACTTCCATCCCGACGATGGGCAGCGTGTGCGGGCGGTGCCGGGCGCCGGGTTGCACGTGCCGATCTACATCCTGGGATCGAGCCTGTTCGGCGCGCAGGTGGCGGCGGCGTTCGGGCTGCCGTTCGCGTTCGCGTCGCACTTCGCCGCGCAGCAGATGCTCCCGGCGGTGCGCATCTATCGGGAACGGTTCAAGCCGTCGGAGGACTGGCCGCGCCCGTACGTGATGCTCGGGATCAACATCATCGCGGCGGAGACGGACGGCGAGGCGCGGCTGCTCGCGACATCCGGGCGGAAGTCATTCGCCAGCCTGCGCGCCGGCACGCCGATCCCGCTGCCGCCGCCCGATCCCGAGTGGGAGAAGGATGTGGTGCCGTTCGATGCGGCGTCGCTCGAGACGCTGCAGGCCGTCTCGTTCGTGGGCGGGCCCGGGACCGTCAGGGAGGGGCTGGATGCGTTCGTGGCTCGGACGCAGCCGGACGAACTGATCGTGGTGTCGCACGTCTACGACCACGCCGCCCGGCTGCGGTCGTACCGGCTGGCCGCGCATCTGGCAGTGTAA
- a CDS encoding RNA polymerase sigma factor, with amino-acid sequence MSDFESLYRLHVNAVFRFAVRCVGRRDLAEELTSDAFLALHQHLDSIDVTQLPSWLFTVVRNRATDHWRKQAREQEYLAAQDGFSVPAPSDQETVETWVSRNPALKPIHRLCIVLRYVHGMTREEIGRKAGLTENQVKGHLQYALTLLRREMEKT; translated from the coding sequence ATGTCGGACTTCGAGTCGCTTTACCGTCTGCACGTCAACGCGGTGTTCCGCTTTGCCGTGCGGTGTGTTGGCCGGCGCGATCTGGCCGAGGAGCTGACGAGCGATGCGTTTCTGGCCCTCCATCAGCACCTCGATTCGATAGATGTGACGCAACTTCCGAGCTGGTTGTTCACCGTCGTGCGGAACCGGGCGACGGATCACTGGCGGAAGCAGGCGCGCGAGCAGGAGTATCTGGCGGCTCAGGACGGGTTTTCGGTTCCGGCGCCATCGGATCAGGAGACGGTCGAGACGTGGGTGTCGCGCAATCCGGCACTGAAGCCGATCCACCGGCTCTGCATCGTTCTGCGGTACGTGCACGGCATGACGCGCGAAGAGATCGGCCGCAAGGCCGGTCTGACTGAGAACCAGGTCAAGGGGCACCTGCAGTACGCGCTGACGCTGCTGCGACGCGAGATGGAGAAGACCTGA
- a CDS encoding ECF-type sigma factor, translating to MGSHAEDVTRLLQEWRSGRQDALERLMPLVYEELHVIASRHMAREWRVGALQTTALVSEAYLKLVGQRDVDWQSRAHFFAIAATMMRRILVDNARRDRRVRHGGGAMAVPLDDVPALPQPVTVDAVDALALDAALRKLEALDPEQARIVELRFFGGLTVEETAEVAGISPATVKREWALAKGWLYRELTGQADP from the coding sequence ATGGGCTCTCACGCGGAAGACGTCACCCGTCTGCTGCAGGAGTGGCGGAGCGGCCGCCAGGACGCGCTCGAGCGGCTGATGCCGCTGGTCTACGAAGAGCTGCACGTCATCGCCTCGCGGCACATGGCGCGCGAGTGGCGCGTCGGCGCGCTCCAGACGACCGCGCTGGTCAGCGAGGCGTACCTGAAACTCGTCGGGCAGCGCGACGTCGACTGGCAGAGCCGCGCCCATTTCTTCGCCATCGCCGCCACGATGATGCGCCGCATCCTCGTCGACAACGCGCGCCGCGATCGGCGCGTCCGGCACGGCGGCGGCGCGATGGCGGTGCCGCTCGACGACGTCCCGGCGCTGCCCCAACCCGTCACCGTCGACGCCGTCGACGCGCTCGCGCTGGATGCGGCGCTCCGCAAGCTCGAGGCCCTGGATCCGGAGCAGGCGCGGATCGTCGAATTGCGGTTCTTCGGCGGACTCACCGTCGAAGAAACGGCGGAGGTCGCCGGCATCTCCCCCGCGACCGTGAAACGGGAGTGGGCGCTGGCGAAAGGCTGGTTGTACCGCGAGCTGACCGGACAGGCTGACCCGTGA
- a CDS encoding serine/threonine-protein kinase gives MSHTITPEQWRRIKTIAAAALDLDEPARAAYVLEACGGDAPLAAEVRSLLDSTLAAGPYFETPAGAAAATLMTPGTRIGPYRIVRELGAGGMGSVYLAERDDGEFGQRVAIKIVRGGFGSPFLLDRFREERRILASLDHPNIARLLDGGTTPAGLPYVVMEFVEGEPIDGFCARRALPLRERLAVFRQVCAAVQHAHQHLVVHRDIKAANILVTAEGTPKLLDFGIAKLLEPQGGVHIGAHTTVLVMTPESASPEQIAGKAVTVATDVYALGVLLYRLLTGRGPYRAPLETEEQVMRAVREQVPDPPSAAPDPLLGRIPTDVDRIVLKALRKEPERRYDSAGQLADDVQRFLDGRPVLAAPDTRRYRAAKFVHRHRVAVTAAAAVLVAVAGGVAATVWQARVAERERQRAQAQFDAVRGLAQSVLGELNDAVEKLPGSTAANEIIVRRATEYLNALYGYAASDVTLRRELAAGYIRLGTIQGRPGVPNLGDVASNRVNLNKAIALLEPIAGGDRADAGDRLTLASALLRLAGAEANQAESDRLLHRTRQIIESMSPAERSLPRARFIRQTLYMELGTTLREARKYPEAYELFKLSLQAAEEEAAALPANLNASRNLSLAYKRNGAVLEDMRRTADAIQLYEKALDLDRRRVAAEPSRPLWRLDLSFAIGALAAAVMKTDPATGLARYEEAVKLREQVVRDDPNDDFARTSLARGYERLALVHSYLGHVAETIDSNRRRIRIYRDRLDAHPDRTHLWTEYTRTLLNAAQFHADLAASAKQAAVRNPHAARARALLDDIAAVQAQWAREKRGAPLPPDAKAVDAVRGKLR, from the coding sequence GTGTCGCACACCATCACTCCGGAACAATGGCGGCGCATCAAGACCATCGCGGCTGCCGCGCTCGATCTCGACGAGCCGGCCCGGGCGGCGTACGTGCTCGAGGCCTGCGGCGGCGACGCCCCGCTCGCCGCTGAAGTCCGGTCCCTGCTCGACTCCACGCTGGCAGCAGGCCCGTACTTCGAGACGCCTGCCGGAGCGGCCGCCGCGACACTCATGACCCCCGGCACGCGGATCGGCCCGTATCGCATCGTGCGCGAGCTGGGGGCCGGCGGCATGGGCAGCGTGTATCTCGCCGAGCGCGACGACGGCGAGTTCGGGCAGCGGGTCGCCATCAAGATCGTGCGCGGCGGATTCGGCAGCCCCTTCCTGCTGGACCGCTTCCGCGAAGAGCGCCGCATCCTCGCGTCGCTGGACCATCCGAACATCGCCCGGCTGCTGGATGGCGGCACCACGCCGGCGGGCCTCCCCTACGTCGTCATGGAGTTCGTCGAAGGGGAACCGATCGACGGGTTCTGCGCCAGGCGCGCGCTGCCGCTGCGCGAGCGCCTCGCGGTGTTCCGGCAGGTCTGCGCCGCGGTGCAGCACGCGCACCAGCATCTGGTCGTTCACCGCGACATCAAGGCCGCGAACATCCTGGTGACCGCGGAAGGCACGCCGAAGCTGCTCGACTTCGGCATCGCCAAGCTGCTCGAGCCGCAGGGCGGTGTGCACATCGGCGCGCACACCACGGTGCTGGTCATGACGCCGGAGAGCGCGAGCCCCGAGCAGATCGCCGGCAAGGCGGTGACCGTCGCGACCGACGTCTACGCACTCGGGGTGCTGCTCTATCGCCTGCTGACCGGCCGCGGACCGTATCGCGCGCCGCTCGAGACCGAGGAGCAGGTGATGCGGGCGGTACGCGAGCAGGTGCCGGATCCGCCGAGCGCGGCGCCAGACCCGCTCCTGGGCCGCATCCCCACCGACGTCGACCGCATCGTGCTCAAGGCCCTGCGCAAGGAGCCGGAACGGCGCTACGACTCCGCCGGACAGCTGGCCGACGACGTGCAGCGCTTCCTGGACGGACGCCCGGTGCTCGCGGCGCCCGACACGCGGCGATATCGCGCCGCGAAGTTCGTCCACCGGCATCGGGTCGCAGTCACCGCCGCCGCAGCCGTGCTGGTCGCGGTGGCGGGCGGCGTCGCGGCAACGGTGTGGCAGGCGCGCGTGGCGGAGCGGGAGCGGCAGCGCGCGCAGGCGCAGTTCGACGCCGTACGCGGGCTCGCCCAGTCCGTGCTCGGAGAACTGAACGACGCCGTCGAGAAGCTGCCGGGGTCGACAGCGGCGAACGAGATCATCGTGCGCCGGGCGACGGAGTATCTGAACGCGCTCTACGGATACGCGGCCAGCGACGTCACGCTGCGACGAGAGCTGGCGGCAGGCTACATCCGCCTGGGGACGATTCAGGGCCGCCCGGGGGTGCCGAATCTCGGCGACGTGGCCTCGAACCGCGTGAATCTGAACAAGGCAATCGCGCTCCTGGAACCGATTGCCGGCGGCGATCGAGCGGACGCCGGCGATCGTCTCACCCTCGCCAGCGCGCTGCTGAGACTTGCCGGCGCGGAAGCCAACCAGGCGGAGAGCGACCGGCTGTTGCATCGCACGCGGCAGATCATCGAGTCCATGTCGCCGGCGGAGCGATCGCTGCCGCGGGCCCGGTTCATCCGCCAGACGCTCTACATGGAGTTGGGGACCACGCTCCGTGAGGCGCGCAAGTATCCGGAAGCCTATGAGCTGTTCAAACTCTCTCTGCAGGCGGCCGAGGAGGAAGCCGCGGCGCTGCCCGCCAACCTGAACGCGAGCCGCAATCTGTCCCTGGCCTACAAGCGAAACGGCGCGGTGCTGGAGGACATGCGGCGGACGGCCGACGCCATCCAGCTGTACGAGAAGGCGCTCGACCTCGATCGCCGCCGCGTCGCAGCGGAGCCCTCACGGCCGCTGTGGCGGCTCGACCTGTCATTCGCGATCGGCGCGCTGGCGGCGGCGGTCATGAAGACGGATCCGGCGACCGGTCTGGCCCGTTACGAGGAGGCGGTGAAACTGCGCGAGCAGGTGGTGCGGGACGATCCCAACGACGACTTCGCCCGGACGTCACTCGCGCGCGGCTACGAGCGGCTCGCGCTGGTCCACTCGTACCTGGGGCACGTCGCCGAAACGATCGACAGCAACCGGCGCCGCATCCGGATATATCGCGATCGGCTGGATGCGCATCCCGACCGCACGCACCTCTGGACCGAATACACGCGAACGCTGCTGAACGCGGCGCAGTTTCACGCCGACCTGGCGGCCTCCGCGAAGCAAGCCGCGGTCAGGAATCCGCACGCGGCACGGGCGCGCGCGCTGCTCGACGACATCGCCGCCGTCCAGGCGCAGTGGGCGCGCGAGAAGCGCGGCGCTCCGCTGCCGCCCGATGCGAAGGCGGTCGACGCCGTGCGCGGCAAGCTCCGCTAG
- a CDS encoding DUF5009 domain-containing protein yields the protein MPTLPIDSARDRPAAGRVLALDAFRGFVMLLMLAEALRLWTLHAAFPGSRFWALVAYNTEHVPWQGCSLHDLIQPAFSFLVGAALPFSIAARQGRGQRRGVMLAHAVWRSIALIFLGIFLRSLDRSRTYWTFEDTLTQIGLGYTFLFLLAFASIRTQAAAFAALLIGHWLAFVLYRLPPPDFDYRAVGVPADWPHLYSGFLAHFNKNSNVAWAFDTWFLNLFPRLEPFRFNRGGWSTLSFIPTLATMILGLWCGEWLKSARDARGKLKGLVAAGVALALAGLVLQWLHVVPIVKRIWTASYTLYSGGLVILMLAGFYFATELRGWRRWVFPLVVIGANSIAVYVMSWTLEEPITRALVRHLGPAPFALLGPPFEPVLRGAAVVAVFWLILWWMYRRRIFLKI from the coding sequence TTGCCGACGCTGCCGATCGACTCCGCTCGCGACAGGCCCGCTGCCGGGCGCGTGCTCGCGCTCGACGCCTTCCGCGGCTTCGTCATGCTGCTGATGCTGGCGGAGGCGTTGCGGCTGTGGACGCTGCACGCGGCGTTTCCCGGCAGCCGGTTCTGGGCGCTGGTCGCCTACAACACCGAGCACGTCCCCTGGCAGGGCTGCTCGCTGCACGATCTGATTCAGCCGGCGTTCTCGTTCCTGGTCGGCGCGGCGCTGCCGTTCTCGATCGCCGCGCGCCAGGGGCGGGGGCAGCGCCGCGGCGTGATGCTCGCGCACGCGGTGTGGCGCAGCATCGCGCTGATCTTCCTCGGCATCTTCCTGCGATCGCTGGATCGATCGCGCACCTACTGGACGTTCGAGGACACGCTCACCCAGATCGGCCTCGGCTACACGTTTCTGTTCCTTCTGGCGTTCGCGTCGATCAGGACCCAGGCGGCGGCGTTCGCGGCGCTGCTGATCGGCCACTGGCTCGCGTTCGTCCTCTATCGGCTGCCGCCGCCGGACTTCGATTACCGCGCCGTCGGCGTCCCTGCCGACTGGCCGCACCTGTATTCCGGGTTCCTCGCCCACTTCAACAAGAACTCGAACGTCGCCTGGGCGTTCGACACCTGGTTCCTCAACCTGTTTCCGCGCCTCGAGCCGTTCCGCTTCAATCGCGGCGGCTGGTCCACGCTCAGCTTCATCCCGACGCTGGCGACGATGATCCTCGGGCTGTGGTGCGGGGAGTGGCTGAAATCGGCGCGGGATGCGCGCGGCAAGCTCAAAGGGCTGGTCGCGGCCGGCGTGGCGCTCGCGCTCGCCGGCCTGGTGCTGCAGTGGCTGCACGTGGTGCCGATCGTCAAACGGATCTGGACCGCGTCGTACACGCTCTACAGCGGCGGACTGGTCATCCTGATGCTCGCCGGCTTCTACTTCGCGACCGAGCTGCGGGGATGGCGGCGGTGGGTCTTTCCGCTGGTGGTGATCGGCGCGAACTCGATTGCCGTCTACGTCATGAGCTGGACGCTCGAGGAGCCGATCACCCGCGCGCTCGTCCGTCATCTCGGCCCGGCGCCGTTCGCGTTGCTCGGTCCCCCCTTCGAGCCGGTCCTGAGAGGGGCGGCGGTCGTCGCCGTCTTCTGGCTGATCCTCTGGTGGATGTACCGGCGGCGGATCTTCCTGAAGATCTAG
- a CDS encoding fasciclin domain-containing protein — MKKTFAIAATALTLMLGAATTTTARADKDIVDTAVAAGSFKTLAAALEAADLVGTLKGAGPFTVFAPTDEAFAKLPAGTVENLLKPENKAKLQRILKYHVVAGKVMAADVARMKTARAVSGDTLAVSAKNGAVMIDNARVAKADIAASNGVIHVIDTVILPKN; from the coding sequence ATGAAGAAGACGTTCGCCATCGCCGCCACCGCGCTGACCCTCATGCTCGGCGCCGCCACCACCACCACCGCCCGGGCGGACAAGGACATCGTCGACACCGCCGTGGCCGCGGGATCGTTCAAGACCCTCGCCGCCGCCCTCGAGGCCGCGGATCTGGTCGGGACCCTGAAAGGGGCCGGACCCTTCACCGTGTTCGCGCCGACCGACGAGGCGTTCGCGAAGCTGCCCGCCGGCACGGTCGAGAACCTGCTCAAGCCCGAGAACAAGGCGAAGCTGCAGCGGATCCTCAAGTACCACGTCGTCGCCGGCAAGGTGATGGCGGCGGACGTGGCCAGGATGAAGACCGCCAGGGCCGTCAGCGGCGATACGCTGGCGGTCTCCGCGAAGAACGGTGCGGTCATGATCGACAACGCCAGGGTGGCGAAGGCCGACATCGCCGCGAGCAACGGCGTCATCCACGTGATCGACACGGTGATCCTGCCGAAGAACTAG
- a CDS encoding zf-HC2 domain-containing protein, with translation MTAPARPRDFSPDERAFIEAEEHRALGAIHVTRCPDPALLPAAAMGALPGDLAARVAAHVRGCAICRQLQSDLLAVDVEMDALEDARIRRRIRRARRAPVWRAAAIAASVTIAVSGALLGARAFDAGALPSAPAIARAAVPPPSVRILAAGKLEPRLDASLLTWRGGENDFAIALASALKPYTANDFKAASGALERLGARYPDRPEPPLYLGICRLLMDRPVEAEKALRRAASMPGAHVEDARWYLAVATYQNGRRSESRQLLADMCRANGARGAEACLARDQAGEQR, from the coding sequence ATGACGGCACCGGCTCGGCCCAGGGACTTCAGCCCGGACGAACGCGCTTTCATCGAGGCTGAGGAGCATCGCGCTCTCGGAGCGATTCACGTGACACGCTGTCCGGACCCCGCACTGCTTCCCGCCGCCGCGATGGGCGCGCTGCCCGGCGATCTCGCCGCCCGCGTCGCCGCGCACGTCCGCGGCTGCGCCATCTGCCGCCAGCTGCAATCCGATCTCCTCGCCGTCGACGTCGAGATGGACGCGCTCGAAGACGCGCGGATCCGGCGGCGGATCCGCCGGGCGCGCCGCGCCCCGGTCTGGCGCGCGGCGGCCATCGCCGCGTCGGTGACGATTGCGGTGAGTGGGGCGCTCCTCGGCGCGCGTGCGTTCGATGCCGGGGCGCTGCCATCCGCGCCGGCGATCGCGCGCGCGGCCGTGCCGCCGCCGTCGGTCCGGATCCTCGCGGCGGGCAAGCTGGAGCCGCGGCTCGACGCGTCGCTGCTCACGTGGCGCGGGGGAGAGAACGATTTCGCGATCGCGCTGGCGAGTGCGTTGAAGCCGTATACGGCGAACGATTTCAAGGCGGCCAGCGGCGCGCTGGAGCGGTTGGGCGCGCGCTATCCCGATCGTCCGGAGCCGCCGCTGTACCTCGGCATCTGCCGTCTGCTGATGGATCGCCCGGTGGAGGCGGAGAAAGCGCTGCGGCGCGCCGCCTCGATGCCCGGCGCCCATGTCGAGGATGCGCGGTGGTATCTCGCGGTCGCGACGTATCAGAACGGCCGCCGATCCGAGTCGCGGCAGCTCCTGGCCGACATGTGCCGGGCGAACGGCGCGCGCGGCGCCGAGGCGTGCCTCGCGCGCGACCAGGCGGGAGAGCAACGATGA
- a CDS encoding XRE family transcriptional regulator: MLSATLNQGLQGYGIGAKVRALRLKKKMGLVELGRHTGLSPAMLSKIERGRLYPTLPTLLRIALVFSVGLEYFFAGAREKPLIAVIRKEQRVKLPDRPGQHPAYRFESLDFAATERRFDSYLAEFLPPTRDNLRPHAHPGVEFIYVLSGTLAIAIAGDEHELAAGDSMYFDATLPHAYRRSAGRTCSALVVTAAA; this comes from the coding sequence ATGCTCTCGGCGACGCTGAATCAAGGACTCCAGGGCTACGGCATCGGCGCGAAGGTGCGGGCGCTGCGGTTGAAGAAGAAGATGGGGCTGGTGGAGCTCGGCCGGCACACCGGGCTCTCGCCGGCGATGCTCTCGAAGATCGAGCGCGGCCGCCTCTATCCCACGCTGCCGACGCTGCTCCGCATCGCGCTGGTGTTCAGCGTCGGCCTCGAGTACTTCTTCGCCGGAGCCCGCGAGAAGCCGCTGATCGCCGTCATCCGCAAGGAGCAGCGCGTCAAGCTCCCGGACCGCCCCGGACAGCATCCCGCCTATCGCTTCGAGTCGCTCGACTTCGCCGCCACGGAGCGGCGCTTCGATTCCTATCTCGCCGAGTTCCTGCCGCCGACCAGGGACAACCTGCGTCCGCACGCACACCCGGGCGTGGAATTCATCTACGTGCTCAGCGGCACGCTGGCGATAGCGATTGCCGGCGACGAGCACGAACTCGCAGCGGGAGACTCGATGTATTTCGATGCGACCCTGCCGCACGCGTACCGGCGCAGCGCCGGCCGCACGTGCAGCGCGCTGGTCGTCACCGCTGCGGCATGA
- a CDS encoding YciI family protein: MSGTRTRYILMHKTNAYYEGGGLPSPELVGRVGSMIVDLMAKNAMLAGEGLRSSAEGVRVTFRGGERTIAPGPFVPGTNELPAGFSILRTPSIDAAIDFAAEQAAILGDGEVDIRPVTEPWDIGMAERPAAIETRRYMILRKATPETEAGLAPTADQRSRLSRLIDGASRSGVHLASETLKPSRRGRRLTNTRNGVVMVDGPFAETKELIGGYVVVLAASIDEAAGWADRYIRAADTHEIDIREPE, encoded by the coding sequence ATGAGCGGCACGCGCACGCGCTACATCCTCATGCACAAGACGAACGCCTATTACGAAGGCGGCGGTCTTCCCAGCCCGGAGCTGGTCGGGCGCGTCGGATCGATGATCGTCGACCTGATGGCGAAGAACGCGATGCTGGCGGGCGAGGGGCTTCGCTCGAGCGCCGAGGGGGTGCGGGTCACCTTCCGCGGCGGCGAGCGGACGATCGCGCCAGGGCCGTTCGTCCCCGGCACCAACGAGCTTCCGGCGGGATTCAGCATCCTGCGCACGCCGTCGATCGACGCCGCCATCGACTTCGCGGCCGAACAGGCGGCGATCCTCGGCGACGGCGAGGTCGACATCCGGCCGGTGACCGAACCGTGGGATATCGGCATGGCCGAGCGTCCTGCGGCGATCGAGACGCGCCGCTACATGATCCTGCGCAAGGCCACGCCGGAGACCGAGGCGGGCCTCGCGCCGACCGCGGATCAGCGCTCGCGCCTGTCGCGGCTGATCGACGGGGCTTCGCGCAGCGGGGTTCACCTGGCGAGCGAGACGCTGAAGCCGAGCCGACGCGGCCGCCGCCTCACCAACACCCGCAACGGCGTCGTGATGGTGGACGGCCCGTTCGCCGAGACGAAAGAGCTGATCGGCGGCTACGTCGTCGTGCTGGCGGCGTCGATCGACGAAGCGGCGGGCTGGGCGGATCGCTACATCCGGGCCGCGGACACGCACGAGATCGACATCCGGGAGCCGGAGTAG
- a CDS encoding DoxX family protein — MQTSKAGIWTGRVISGLAVAFLIVDSIGKLLRVQPVIEGTVSLGYPVSVIFPLGVTLLTCVLVYLVPRTAVLGALLLTGYLGGAVATHVRVAHPLFSHALFPTYVAAMLWGGLILRDARLRAFLPLRRGE; from the coding sequence ATGCAGACAAGCAAAGCCGGAATCTGGACGGGGCGGGTGATCAGCGGGTTGGCGGTGGCGTTTCTCATCGTCGACAGCATTGGCAAGCTGCTGCGGGTGCAGCCGGTCATCGAAGGGACGGTCAGCCTGGGATACCCTGTGAGCGTCATCTTTCCGCTCGGCGTGACCCTGCTCACCTGTGTGCTCGTATATCTCGTGCCGCGAACGGCGGTGCTCGGCGCGCTGCTGCTGACCGGCTATCTCGGCGGCGCGGTCGCGACGCACGTCCGTGTCGCCCACCCGCTGTTCTCGCACGCGCTGTTCCCGACCTACGTCGCGGCGATGCTGTGGGGCGGACTGATTCTGCGCGATGCGCGGCTGCGCGCCTTCCTGCCGCTGCGGAGGGGCGAATGA